The bacterium genome includes the window TAACCGCATTGATCTGCAGCGCGACTTCAACCTCGTCCAGGAGGAGTTCATCCTCAGCGATCTCGGCATCGTCGAAAACCGGCTGCAGCGGCTCGAGAAAGAGATGCGCGTCCGTAAAACCGACCTCCATGTCAAGGAGGAGCAAGTGCTGCGGCGCTGCAAGACTGCGATTGACAACCTGCAGCCCTTGCGCACCCTCGAGTTTGCCCCCGACGAGGAAATCCTCATTCGCGGCTATCAGTTCCTCTCGCTCAAACCCCATATCCTTGTGCCGAACATCGACGAAAAGGAGATCGGCCGCAGCGAGGCCGTAGCCGCAGCGCTGGAGAACTGGGCTGCCATCCCTAAAACGGCGGTGCTGCCGATCTCGGCGCAAATTGAAATGGAAATCCGGCAACTCTCCCCAGATGAGGCGGAGATCTTCCGTCTGGATGCCGGCATCCAGCAACCAGCGATGAACCGACTGCTGCGCAGCTCCTATCAGCTGCTCGGGCTGCTTTCCTTCTTCACAGTCGGTGAGGATGAGGTGCGCGCCTGGA containing:
- the ychF gene encoding redox-regulated ATPase YchF, producing the protein MKIGIVGLPFSGKTTLFNALTGADAAQAGKRDAHRAIVQVPDERLDRLDALFTPKKKTPATIEYIDLSGLSADEQKKGGFSDQFLGQLRTADAVLVIAAAFHNDNVPHPLNRIDLQRDFNLVQEEFILSDLGIVENRLQRLEKEMRVRKTDLHVKEEQVLRRCKTAIDNLQPLRTLEFAPDEEILIRGYQFLSLKPHILVPNIDEKEIGRSEAVAAALENWAAIPKTAVLPISAQIEMEIRQLSPDEAEIFRLDAGIQQPAMNRLLRSSYQLLGLLSFFTVGEDEVRAWTIHSNTLAPQAAGVIHSDIERGFIRAEVVHYDDFIMRGSMAKCRAEAVLRLEGKDYIVKDGDIINFRFAV